A window of Papilio machaon chromosome 1, ilPapMach1.1, whole genome shotgun sequence contains these coding sequences:
- the LOC106718839 gene encoding larval/pupal rigid cuticle protein 66, translated as MFAKFVVVLALAAVCAADYSEFSYGVADPYTGDYKSQIESRAGDRVRGQYSLLDADGTRRTVDYAAGAEGFNANVRKDPALIAAAPLAYAAPGYPYGYGFPYRYNAAYGYGALGYAAPYAFRRFY; from the exons ATGTTCGCGAAG tttgttGTTGTTCTCGCCCTTGCGGCTGTGTGTGCTGCGGATTACTCCGAATTCTCATACGGTGTGGCGGATCCTTACACCGGCGACTACAAGAGCCAGATCGAGAGCCGCGCCGGAGACAGGGTCCGGGGCCAGTATTCCCTGCTTGATGCTGACGGCACCCGCAGGACTGTCGACTACGCCGCCGGTGCTGAGGGCTTCAACGCCAACGTCAGGAAGGACCCCGCCCTCATCGCCGCCGCGCCTCTTGCCTACGCCGCACCCGGCTACCCTTACGGATACGGATTCCCTTACAGATACAACGCAGCTTACGGATACGGTGCCCTAGGGTACGCTGCACCCTACGCTTTCAGACGATTCTACTGA